Proteins co-encoded in one Campylobacter concisus genomic window:
- the fabD gene encoding ACP S-malonyltransferase codes for MKKFAFVFAGQGSQSIGMGKDFYENFSTAKLLLNDACNDTGIDYKELLFTQNDKLDKTEFTQPAIVLNSLMTYLAFSNFIKEKPEFSLGHSLGEFTALAVSGAFNFIDAIRLVNLRGKFMQEACVGKDAGMMVVLGLSDEVVEEICKKAREEGLQIYAANYNCDGQIVVAGVRADLASYEAKFKEAGAKRAMLLNMSVASHCPILEPASVRLASELESTLAAKFSPVVSNVNAKIYTDKSEALVLLKEQLIKPVCYKQSIKNYENNVDCFIELGAATLKGINKKITEKPTYSITDMASLEEVVKILEER; via the coding sequence ATGAAAAAATTTGCTTTTGTTTTTGCGGGCCAAGGCTCGCAAAGTATTGGTATGGGAAAAGACTTTTACGAAAATTTTTCTACTGCTAAGTTACTTTTAAATGATGCTTGTAATGACACTGGCATTGATTACAAAGAGCTTTTATTTACACAAAACGATAAGTTAGATAAAACAGAATTCACTCAGCCAGCTATCGTTTTAAACTCGCTAATGACTTATTTGGCTTTTTCAAATTTTATTAAAGAAAAACCAGAATTTAGTCTTGGGCACTCACTTGGAGAATTTACTGCTCTTGCAGTTAGTGGAGCATTTAATTTTATTGATGCGATTAGGCTTGTAAATTTACGTGGTAAATTTATGCAAGAAGCTTGTGTTGGTAAAGATGCCGGCATGATGGTAGTTCTTGGACTTAGTGATGAAGTGGTTGAAGAAATTTGTAAAAAAGCAAGAGAAGAAGGTTTACAAATTTATGCTGCAAACTACAACTGCGATGGACAAATCGTTGTCGCTGGTGTAAGAGCTGATCTTGCTAGCTATGAAGCAAAATTTAAAGAAGCTGGTGCAAAAAGAGCAATGCTTTTAAATATGTCAGTAGCAAGCCATTGTCCGATACTTGAACCAGCTAGTGTTAGACTAGCAAGCGAGCTTGAGAGTACTTTGGCTGCCAAATTTTCTCCAGTTGTCTCAAATGTAAATGCTAAAATTTATACTGATAAAAGTGAAGCACTAGTCCTACTAAAAGAGCAGCTAATAAAACCAGTTTGCTATAAACAAAGCATTAAAAACTATGAAAATAATGTTGATTGTTTTATCGAGCTTGGTGCTGCGACGTTAAAGGGCATCAATAAAAAAATTACTGAAAAGCCAACTTATAGTATTACTGATATGGCAAGTCTTGAAGAAGTTGTGAAAATTTTGGAGGAGAGATGA
- a CDS encoding tRNA dihydrouridine synthase — protein MIDFSKKPLFLAPLAGFSDLPLRSVVKKFGCDVTVSEMISANALVYESSDKTLEMLKKSSNEEPYVVQIAGNDIENIKKAVQIINKFDGIYGLDLNCGCPVPKVVRQGAGSALLNDLDKLQSIISAIKSVSNKESLSVKFRLGFNDKNEEKIAKACEEAGANYIAVHGRTRAGGYRAKVDYEAIARVKASVKIPVVANGDINAQNADEILNLTKCDALMIGRASIGNPWIFHEIKTKTSVDKALKQKIILAHFDAMIEHYGEHGLCIFRKHLHQYSKGIDGATTFRNDINFIKDVTAMKERIREFFA, from the coding sequence ATGATAGACTTTAGTAAAAAGCCACTTTTCTTAGCACCTCTTGCTGGCTTTTCTGACTTGCCACTAAGAAGCGTAGTTAAGAAATTTGGCTGTGATGTCACTGTTAGCGAAATGATCAGCGCAAATGCCTTGGTCTATGAGAGCAGTGACAAAACTCTTGAAATGCTTAAAAAATCCTCAAACGAAGAGCCATACGTCGTCCAGATAGCTGGTAATGACATAGAAAATATAAAAAAAGCTGTGCAGATCATTAATAAATTTGATGGAATTTATGGGCTCGATCTAAACTGCGGCTGCCCCGTACCAAAGGTCGTTAGACAAGGAGCGGGTTCTGCATTACTAAACGATCTTGACAAACTTCAAAGCATAATCTCAGCTATAAAAAGCGTCTCAAACAAAGAGAGCCTAAGCGTTAAATTTAGACTTGGCTTTAACGACAAAAATGAAGAAAAGATCGCAAAGGCCTGTGAAGAAGCAGGTGCAAACTATATCGCAGTGCATGGACGTACAAGAGCTGGGGGATACAGAGCAAAGGTTGATTACGAAGCGATCGCTAGAGTAAAGGCGAGCGTAAAAATCCCAGTCGTTGCAAATGGCGATATAAATGCGCAAAATGCAGATGAAATTTTAAACCTTACAAAGTGTGACGCTCTCATGATCGGTAGAGCAAGTATTGGTAATCCTTGGATATTTCACGAGATAAAGACTAAAACTAGCGTGGATAAAGCGCTAAAGCAAAAGATCATATTAGCTCACTTTGATGCGATGATCGAGCACTACGGCGAGCACGGACTTTGCATATTTAGAAAACACTTGCATCAGTACAGCAAGGGCATCGACGGCGCAACAACATTTAGAAATGATATAAATTTTATCAAAGACGTGACAGCGATGAAAGAGCGCATAAGGGAGTTTTTTGCCTAG
- the recO gene encoding recombination protein RecO yields the protein MQGYILRVQKVRDEDLLVFVLTPNLLVKSYRFFGARHSNIMTGYKIDFELEQEAKFLPKLRSILHLGFKWLLERDKLIIWQQFMRLLYDHLKEVEQLDEIYFNELDRCAKQMQLQNPKRLIIESYVKILEYEGRLHSELECFICDEEIENELCLTRGFLPSHKHCLDRSEFDTSKIKNLFDTKSTIELNDDEINRLYKILLDGL from the coding sequence ATGCAAGGCTATATCCTGCGCGTGCAAAAGGTCAGAGACGAGGACCTTTTAGTCTTTGTGCTAACGCCAAATTTGCTCGTAAAGTCGTATAGATTTTTTGGCGCACGCCACTCAAATATCATGACTGGCTATAAGATCGACTTTGAGCTAGAGCAAGAGGCGAAATTTCTACCAAAGCTTAGAAGCATACTTCACCTTGGCTTTAAATGGCTGTTAGAGCGAGACAAGCTCATCATTTGGCAGCAGTTCATGCGCCTACTTTATGATCATCTAAAAGAGGTCGAGCAGCTCGATGAAATTTATTTTAATGAGCTTGATCGCTGCGCCAAACAGATGCAGCTACAAAATCCAAAACGCCTTATCATCGAAAGTTACGTCAAAATTTTAGAGTATGAAGGTAGGCTTCACAGCGAGCTTGAGTGTTTTATCTGCGATGAGGAGATAGAAAACGAGCTTTGCCTAACTCGTGGTTTTTTACCCTCTCACAAGCACTGCCTTGATAGGAGCGAATTTGACACTAGTAAGATCAAAAATTTGTTTGATACAAAAAGCACGATCGAGCTAAATGACGATGAGATAAACCGACTTTATAAAATTTTACTTGACGGACTTTAA
- a CDS encoding 5'-methylthioadenosine/adenosylhomocysteine nucleosidase, producing the protein MIAILGAMQEEITPILEMVGEYKTVQYANNKFYLANYKGKELVIAYSKIGKVNAAITATLMIEKFKASKLLFTGVAGSLDESLKIGDMLYATSLVQHDLDITAFGHPYGYVPGTSIFVKSDEGLNELAKKIADKKDMSLSAGIIATGDQFICDNEKKAWIKKIFNASATEMEGASVALVCETLGVPFFILRAISDGAGDAAEFDFDKFLQDSANVSAKFILEMVESL; encoded by the coding sequence ATGATAGCGATACTAGGAGCTATGCAAGAGGAGATAACACCGATCCTTGAAATGGTTGGTGAATATAAAACTGTTCAATATGCAAATAATAAATTTTACTTAGCAAACTATAAGGGAAAAGAGCTAGTCATTGCCTATTCAAAGATAGGCAAAGTAAATGCAGCCATAACGGCAACTTTAATGATAGAAAAATTTAAGGCCTCAAAGTTGCTCTTTACTGGCGTAGCTGGCTCACTTGATGAGAGTTTAAAAATAGGCGATATGCTTTATGCTACTAGCTTAGTGCAACATGATCTTGATATCACGGCTTTTGGACATCCTTATGGCTATGTACCAGGCACAAGTATATTTGTTAAAAGCGATGAAGGACTAAATGAACTGGCAAAAAAGATAGCTGATAAAAAAGATATGAGCTTAAGCGCTGGTATTATTGCGACTGGAGATCAGTTTATCTGCGATAATGAAAAGAAAGCTTGGATTAAAAAGATATTTAATGCGAGCGCTACCGAGATGGAAGGTGCTAGCGTTGCACTAGTTTGCGAGACACTTGGTGTGCCATTTTTTATACTAAGAGCTATCAGCGATGGAGCTGGTGATGCAGCAGAGTTTGACTTTGATAAATTTTTGCAAGATTCAGCAAATGTTAGTGCAAAATTTATACTTGAAATGGTAGAAAGCTTATGA
- the dksA gene encoding RNA polymerase-binding protein DksA: MTQTELNFFKKLLEERKLQIKKNIYDSSVEVNGLRDSGVSDEFDIASVNTDQLIEHSISTQQRAELSEIDEALEKIANKTYGICDMCEEEISIPRLKVKPHAKYCITCREIIEKTAKN, translated from the coding sequence ATGACACAAACTGAGCTAAATTTTTTTAAAAAATTACTTGAAGAAAGAAAATTACAGATCAAAAAAAATATCTATGATTCATCTGTTGAAGTAAATGGCTTAAGAGATAGTGGTGTAAGCGATGAGTTTGATATAGCTTCAGTGAATACAGACCAGCTAATAGAGCATTCCATCTCAACACAGCAAAGAGCGGAGCTATCAGAGATAGATGAAGCACTAGAGAAGATAGCAAATAAAACTTATGGAATTTGTGATATGTGCGAAGAGGAGATCAGCATACCGCGACTTAAAGTAAAACCACATGCAAAATACTGCATAACTTGCCGTGAAATAATCGAAAAAACAGCAAAAAACTAA
- a CDS encoding FKBP-type peptidyl-prolyl cis-trans isomerase, translated as MIVSKDQVITMFYELKDANTGEILESNMQEGGQISFITGHGHIIEKLEEEVSKLKSGERATISVKAAEGCGEYNNEAIQSLPKEQFAGIDLHEGMELFGQNEDGSSVRVIVKEIKDDEVTVDFNHPYAGKDLLFNVEVLEVRDATEDEKATGMVAGAHTCGCGGHDHEHEHECCGGHGHGHEDGGCGCGGHGHHHH; from the coding sequence ATTATTGTGAGTAAAGATCAAGTTATAACTATGTTTTACGAACTAAAAGATGCTAATACTGGTGAAATTTTAGAGTCAAACATGCAAGAAGGTGGTCAAATTTCGTTTATAACAGGGCATGGCCATATTATAGAAAAGCTTGAAGAAGAAGTAAGCAAATTAAAATCAGGCGAAAGAGCAACTATAAGCGTAAAGGCAGCAGAGGGTTGTGGTGAATATAATAACGAAGCCATTCAGTCGTTACCAAAAGAGCAATTTGCTGGTATAGATTTACATGAAGGAATGGAACTTTTTGGTCAAAATGAGGATGGCTCAAGCGTTCGTGTTATTGTTAAAGAGATCAAAGATGACGAAGTAACAGTTGATTTTAATCACCCGTATGCTGGTAAAGATTTGCTATTTAATGTTGAAGTTTTAGAAGTTAGAGATGCGACAGAAGATGAAAAAGCAACAGGCATGGTAGCTGGGGCTCATACTTGCGGTTGCGGTGGTCACGATCATGAGCATGAACATGAGTGCTGCGGTGGTCATGGACACGGACACGAGGATGGTGGTTGCGGTTGCGGTGGACACGGACATCACCATCACTAA
- the bamA gene encoding outer membrane protein assembly factor BamA yields MRKKLFLLALAFSGLSAQTIQSINFKGLIHLSPEVASQIMGLKVGQDLTPKLSDKAITNLYKQNYFDDIYIEDTGNGNLLVAVKEKPSVARVDLKGVVTNDKTAIESLINIKPGNMYDELTIEKTKERIRQYYESKGYFDTVVDVEKQPVADNDSSLFITLNINRGENMIIKNVNLIGAKEFDYDDIEPVVANKSREFMGWLWGRNDGKVKLFELENDPARIQDKYFQKGYLDATISSPYLNSSFDNYTADLTYYVHEGEPYKVSNVSITAPEELELDTKKIIDDFRLEAGDTMNSARLRQDMKKLDDMVADKGYAFVKVYPKTDKFDENKTVDIDYEVDPGEKVYIRNVQISGNDRTVDRVVRRELYLTEGNLYSRTDLQDSKDALKRTSYFDDVEIEEDPVDKNTVDLKVKVKEASTGSISGGIGYGSSDGLLLNAALSDTNIFGSGLQGQISVDKSDRELSGQISLTNPRIFDSEYSLGGTLYANDYDWRTYKERSYGFSTTLGRKLTRNLSASLTYNIEQSKITLKDDELRDINTKTKKEIYREGKAIKSAITPALTYNSTDDYYLPRRGIIASTSFEIAGLGGDIDFVKNRTNFNYYLGLREYIDYDLILRYKASFGKIWERGYTPINERLYLGGIRSLRGYESRTVSPKVKYNGDYYEYGGETSFNNSAEISFPIIDRVKMRGVVFYDYGMIGENSLNEIKRSSVGTGIEWITPIGPLQLIFAKALKPKEGDDTNTFEFTIGRRF; encoded by the coding sequence ATGAGAAAGAAATTATTTTTATTAGCATTAGCTTTCAGTGGCCTAAGCGCACAAACAATCCAGTCAATAAATTTTAAAGGTCTAATTCACCTTTCGCCTGAAGTAGCAAGCCAAATAATGGGACTAAAAGTCGGTCAGGATCTGACCCCAAAGCTTAGCGATAAGGCGATCACAAATTTATACAAACAAAACTATTTCGACGATATCTATATAGAAGATACAGGCAATGGTAATCTTTTAGTAGCTGTAAAAGAGAAGCCAAGTGTTGCTAGAGTCGATCTAAAAGGCGTCGTAACAAATGACAAAACTGCCATAGAGTCGTTAATCAATATCAAACCAGGCAATATGTACGATGAGCTTACAATAGAAAAAACCAAAGAGAGAATTCGTCAGTATTATGAGTCAAAGGGTTATTTTGATACCGTTGTAGACGTAGAAAAACAACCAGTTGCAGATAACGACAGCTCACTTTTTATAACACTCAATATAAACCGTGGCGAAAATATGATAATCAAAAATGTAAATTTAATCGGTGCAAAAGAGTTTGATTATGACGACATTGAGCCAGTAGTTGCAAATAAAAGTAGAGAATTTATGGGCTGGCTTTGGGGCAGAAATGACGGTAAAGTTAAACTTTTCGAGCTTGAAAATGATCCAGCAAGAATACAAGACAAATATTTTCAAAAAGGCTATTTAGACGCGACTATTTCGTCACCTTATTTAAATTCATCGTTTGATAATTACACGGCTGATCTTACTTATTATGTTCATGAAGGTGAGCCTTATAAGGTTTCAAATGTAAGTATTACAGCACCTGAAGAGCTAGAGCTTGATACTAAAAAGATCATAGATGACTTTAGGCTTGAGGCTGGTGATACGATGAACTCAGCAAGACTTCGCCAAGATATGAAAAAGCTCGATGATATGGTTGCTGATAAAGGTTATGCATTTGTAAAAGTCTATCCAAAGACTGATAAATTTGATGAAAATAAAACTGTCGATATTGACTACGAAGTCGATCCTGGTGAAAAAGTATATATAAGAAATGTTCAAATTTCAGGAAACGATAGGACCGTTGACCGTGTTGTAAGACGTGAACTTTATCTAACTGAAGGAAATTTATATAGTAGAACCGACCTTCAAGACTCAAAAGATGCACTAAAAAGAACAAGCTACTTTGATGATGTTGAGATAGAAGAAGATCCGGTTGATAAAAATACAGTTGATCTAAAAGTAAAAGTAAAAGAAGCCTCAACTGGCTCAATAAGTGGTGGTATCGGATACGGCAGTAGTGACGGACTATTATTAAATGCAGCACTTTCTGACACAAATATCTTTGGTTCTGGTCTTCAAGGGCAAATAAGCGTAGATAAGAGCGACAGAGAGCTTTCAGGCCAGATAAGTCTTACAAACCCAAGAATTTTCGACTCAGAGTATAGCCTTGGCGGAACACTTTATGCAAATGACTATGACTGGAGAACATATAAAGAGAGAAGCTATGGCTTTAGCACAACACTAGGTAGAAAACTAACTAGAAATTTAAGCGCATCACTTACTTACAACATTGAGCAAAGCAAAATTACTTTAAAAGATGATGAACTAAGAGATATTAACACAAAAACAAAAAAAGAAATTTATAGAGAAGGTAAAGCCATAAAAAGCGCCATAACTCCGGCTTTAACATATAACAGCACTGATGATTATTACTTGCCAAGACGTGGCATCATAGCTAGCACATCATTTGAGATAGCTGGACTTGGTGGCGATATAGACTTTGTTAAAAACCGCACAAATTTCAACTACTACCTAGGTCTTAGAGAGTACATCGACTACGATCTTATCTTAAGATACAAAGCAAGCTTTGGCAAAATTTGGGAAAGAGGATATACTCCGATCAACGAAAGACTTTACCTTGGTGGCATAAGAAGCTTACGTGGTTACGAGAGCAGGACTGTATCTCCAAAGGTAAAATATAATGGCGACTACTACGAATATGGCGGCGAAACTTCGTTTAATAATTCAGCTGAAATAAGCTTCCCTATAATAGATCGTGTCAAAATGCGTGGCGTTGTATTTTACGACTATGGCATGATCGGTGAAAATAGTCTAAATGAGATTAAAAGATCATCAGTTGGAACCGGCATAGAATGGATAACTCCTATTGGACCACTTCAACTAATCTTTGCAAAAGCTCTTAAACCTAAAGAGGGCGATGATACAAATACATTTGAATTTACTATCGGAAGACGATTCTAG
- a CDS encoding tRNA 2-thiocytidine biosynthesis TtcA family protein has protein sequence MIELSKRLLRQVGQTNARYKMIEGGDKILLGLSGGKDSLALAHVLKHIQNVTPEKFEFKAVTLSYGMGEDYAYLTKHCNEHGIEHEVIDSSIFEISKEKIRKNSSFCSFFSRMRRGYLYTYALKHGFNKLAIAHHLDDAAESFFMNFTYNGALRTLAPKYTAKNGITVIRPFIFIRERQLRENAIKNELRVIGDEACPAMRFDVKMPHARYETKQLLATLEKENPKLFTSLKAAFENIHTDTFFALNSSSEE, from the coding sequence ATGATAGAGCTTAGTAAAAGGCTTCTTAGGCAAGTTGGTCAGACAAATGCCAGATACAAGATGATAGAGGGCGGAGATAAGATCTTGCTTGGTCTTAGCGGTGGTAAAGATAGCCTCGCACTAGCTCACGTACTAAAGCATATCCAAAACGTTACACCTGAAAAATTTGAGTTTAAAGCAGTAACACTAAGCTACGGCATGGGTGAGGACTACGCTTATCTTACAAAGCATTGCAATGAGCACGGAATAGAGCACGAAGTAATAGATAGCTCAATTTTTGAAATTTCAAAAGAGAAAATCCGTAAGAATTCTAGTTTTTGTAGTTTCTTTTCTCGTATGAGAAGAGGTTATCTTTATACTTACGCCTTAAAGCATGGTTTTAATAAACTCGCGATTGCTCATCATTTAGACGATGCAGCGGAGAGCTTTTTTATGAACTTTACATATAATGGTGCACTAAGGACGCTTGCTCCAAAATATACTGCAAAAAATGGAATCACGGTTATTAGACCGTTTATCTTCATTCGCGAGAGACAGCTTCGCGAAAATGCTATCAAAAATGAATTAAGAGTCATTGGCGATGAAGCATGCCCTGCAATGAGATTTGACGTAAAGATGCCGCATGCTAGATATGAAACCAAACAGCTTTTAGCGACTTTAGAAAAAGAAAATCCAAAGCTTTTTACTTCGCTAAAAGCAGCATTTGAAAATATCCATACTGATACTTTTTTTGCTCTCAATAGCAGTAGTGAAGAGTAA
- a CDS encoding tetratricopeptide repeat protein, protein MNKKIIVVALIGATISITSGQEISAFDAGNMDSANPYGLTDNEKVTLNNKRSVQNIEENMNNVLEQLQGLQSLIESMSARMNKLEQRINDIETKVNGGISDSGVSLTSLKAYVDETRDIQDKNYKNITAALNKLGAIMDKNAAQPKQNANPKQQSKPTSNFSGKSDKDILADGIKLLNSGNSTEAAEYFEYLNKKGYKTGATNYYLGEVAYSQKSYSTAIQYYKKSIQNEDKADYTPKLLYHTAISFDKIGDTQSANRFYKALKVGYPDSKEAKASPNRN, encoded by the coding sequence ATGAATAAAAAAATAATTGTAGTGGCTCTGATTGGAGCCACTATCTCCATTACCTCTGGCCAAGAGATTTCAGCTTTTGATGCAGGCAATATGGATAGTGCGAATCCATATGGTCTAACTGATAATGAAAAAGTTACCTTAAATAATAAGCGAAGCGTTCAAAATATTGAAGAGAATATGAATAATGTTTTAGAACAACTTCAAGGTTTGCAAAGCTTGATTGAGAGCATGAGTGCTAGAATGAATAAGCTTGAGCAAAGAATAAATGATATAGAGACGAAGGTAAATGGTGGCATAAGTGATTCTGGTGTAAGTTTGACATCATTGAAGGCTTATGTTGATGAAACTAGAGATATACAAGACAAAAACTACAAAAATATTACTGCTGCCTTAAATAAATTAGGTGCAATAATGGATAAAAATGCTGCTCAACCAAAGCAAAATGCAAATCCAAAACAACAAAGTAAGCCAACTTCAAATTTTAGTGGAAAAAGCGATAAAGATATTTTGGCTGATGGCATTAAACTTCTAAATTCTGGCAATAGCACAGAAGCAGCTGAATATTTTGAATATTTAAATAAAAAAGGCTATAAAACTGGTGCAACAAATTATTATTTAGGTGAAGTTGCTTACAGTCAAAAATCATACAGTACAGCTATACAATACTATAAAAAAAGCATACAGAACGAAGACAAGGCTGACTATACACCAAAACTTCTATATCACACAGCTATAAGCTTTGATAAGATAGGTGACACGCAAAGTGCAAATAGATTTTATAAGGCTTTAAAAGTCGGTTATCCAGATAGTAAAGAAGCCAAAGCCTCTCCCAATAGAAACTAA
- the accD gene encoding acetyl-CoA carboxylase, carboxyltransferase subunit beta yields MNFSDIFSKIRKAQPRPEEAPTHWVKCDNCHSLMYYKEVEACFNVCPKCGYHMRLKATDRINLICDEDSFVEFDANLKPVDPLNFVDKKSYKKRITENKEKTGRTSSVICGEGKCDGQEIQLVVFDFGFMGGSLASVEGEKIVRAIKRAIEKRQALVIVSASGGARMQESTFSLMQMSKTSAALKLLDEAKLPYISILTDPTMGGVSASFAWLGDLIIAEPGALIGFAGQRVIKQTIGADLPEGFQRAEFLLEHGLIDAIVPRSEHKKYISDMVKFLTDNKTMHQKERQDESGNNFELKLKTKG; encoded by the coding sequence ATGAATTTCTCAGACATTTTTTCAAAGATAAGAAAAGCTCAACCTCGTCCAGAAGAAGCACCTACACACTGGGTAAAATGCGATAATTGTCACTCACTGATGTACTACAAAGAAGTTGAAGCTTGTTTTAATGTATGCCCAAAATGCGGTTATCATATGAGACTAAAAGCTACCGATCGTATAAATTTGATCTGTGATGAAGATAGCTTTGTAGAATTTGACGCAAATTTAAAGCCAGTTGATCCATTAAATTTTGTTGATAAAAAATCATACAAAAAAAGAATTACAGAGAATAAAGAAAAAACAGGACGCACAAGCTCCGTGATATGCGGCGAAGGTAAATGCGACGGACAAGAGATCCAGCTAGTTGTTTTTGACTTTGGCTTCATGGGTGGTTCGCTAGCTTCAGTTGAGGGTGAAAAGATCGTAAGAGCGATAAAACGAGCGATAGAAAAACGCCAAGCTTTAGTCATAGTGAGTGCTTCAGGCGGAGCTAGAATGCAAGAGAGTACATTTTCTTTGATGCAAATGTCAAAGACATCAGCCGCTTTAAAACTACTTGATGAAGCAAAGCTGCCTTATATCTCAATACTTACTGATCCGACAATGGGTGGTGTTAGCGCCTCTTTTGCTTGGCTTGGAGATCTAATAATCGCCGAACCTGGTGCATTGATAGGCTTTGCTGGTCAAAGAGTCATCAAACAAACCATTGGTGCTGACCTTCCAGAGGGATTTCAAAGAGCTGAGTTTTTGTTAGAACATGGCTTAATCGATGCTATTGTGCCAAGAAGCGAACATAAAAAATATATAAGCGATATGGTTAAATTTCTCACAGATAACAAGACAATGCATCAAAAAGAAAGACAAGATGAGAGCGGAAATAACTTTGAACTAAAGCTAAAAACCAAAGGCTAA
- a CDS encoding prephenate dehydrogenase — protein MKIGIIGLGLMGGSLGLALKDEKLISCVSGYDKDENHSKKALELGLVHEILSIDEMKKKCDIIFLAVPVEAIVSIVQNLTDISEDTTIIDFGSTKQKIIEAVPEKIRKNFIPAHPMAGTEYSGPEAAFKSLYTGATVIVCDFAESAEKHVKRSVELFSCLGMKIIFMSAKEHDHHVGLISHLPHAIAFSLASGILKEEDKRHIVALGGPTFKGMIRVAKSSPFMWSDIFKQNKNNVVEAINMFEKELNLCKDLIKDESWDELFAWMSDARAVREIL, from the coding sequence ATGAAAATAGGTATCATCGGACTTGGTCTTATGGGTGGCTCGCTTGGGTTAGCATTAAAAGATGAAAAATTAATCTCTTGTGTTAGTGGATATGACAAAGATGAAAATCATAGCAAAAAGGCCTTAGAACTTGGCTTGGTGCATGAAATTTTAAGCATTGACGAGATGAAAAAGAAGTGTGACATCATCTTTTTGGCTGTGCCAGTCGAGGCTATCGTGAGTATCGTGCAAAATTTAACTGATATCAGCGAAGATACAACTATTATTGATTTTGGCTCAACCAAACAAAAGATCATCGAGGCAGTACCAGAAAAAATTCGTAAAAATTTCATCCCAGCTCATCCAATGGCAGGTACTGAGTATTCTGGTCCAGAGGCTGCTTTTAAATCACTTTACACAGGAGCAACTGTTATCGTTTGTGACTTTGCTGAGAGCGCAGAAAAACATGTAAAAAGAAGCGTGGAGTTATTTTCTTGCCTTGGCATGAAGATTATTTTTATGAGTGCGAAAGAACATGATCATCACGTGGGTCTTATTTCGCATTTGCCTCATGCGATTGCATTTTCTCTAGCGAGTGGAATTTTAAAAGAAGAGGATAAAAGGCATATCGTAGCACTAGGTGGACCTACATTTAAGGGCATGATACGTGTCGCAAAGAGTTCGCCTTTTATGTGGAGTGATATTTTTAAGCAAAATAAAAATAATGTTGTTGAAGCCATAAATATGTTTGAAAAAGAGCTAAATTTGTGCAAAGATCTCATAAAAGATGAAAGCTGGGATGAACTTTTTGCTTGGATGAGCGACGCTAGAGCCGTAAGAGAAATTTTGTAA
- a CDS encoding 23S rRNA (pseudouridine(1915)-N(3))-methyltransferase RlmH — protein MEISVFSIQKSSRDNFENEIQEYIKMSAKFAKINDKVFFNEKIAKAQSAGKSEALRAYDEIYEPNLKGFCVMLDENGLQLDSQEFAQILNSNSQINFFIGGAYGLSQNLKNKAQKIVSLSKMTMAHKVAKLVLFEQIFRALCINANHPYHK, from the coding sequence TTGGAAATTTCAGTTTTTAGCATTCAAAAATCATCACGTGACAACTTTGAAAACGAAATACAAGAATATATAAAAATGAGTGCAAAATTTGCCAAGATAAACGATAAAGTCTTTTTCAATGAAAAAATAGCAAAAGCTCAAAGTGCCGGAAAAAGCGAAGCATTAAGAGCCTATGATGAAATTTATGAGCCAAATTTAAAAGGCTTTTGCGTAATGCTTGATGAAAATGGCTTGCAACTTGACAGCCAAGAATTCGCACAAATTTTAAACTCAAATTCACAAATTAACTTTTTCATAGGTGGAGCTTACGGCCTTAGCCAAAATTTAAAGAATAAAGCACAAAAAATCGTAAGTTTGAGCAAGATGACGATGGCACATAAGGTTGCCAAGCTTGTACTTTTTGAGCAAATTTTTAGAGCACTTTGCATAAATGCAAACCACCCATATCACAAATAA